The Cellvibrio polysaccharolyticus genomic interval CATCATCCTCTGCAGGAGCGGTTTTCGGTGTTTCTGTGTCATTAGTCATATGCAACCTCATCTATTGGCAGGCGTCGATTGTACACGGTCATGCCTTTCTTTCATTCTAATAAAATCAGGGGCGCCCCACAGACAAAAAACGCGGCCGAGGCCGCGTTTTTCAGATCAAGTACAACAAAGGGATCAGTTTTTAGCTTTATCCACAATCTTGTTTGCTGCAATCCACGGCATCATGGTACGCAGCTTCTCACCTACCACTTCGATACCATGCGCTGCATTGTTACGACGATAAGCAGTCATTGACGGATAGTTGCCAGCACCTTCAGCGATAAACATTTTTGCGTATTCGCCATTCTGAATACGCTTCAGCGCATTGCGCATAGCTTTGCGCGACTCTTCGTTGATAACTTCCGGACCGGTTACGTACTCACCATACTCCGCATTGTTGGAGATGGAGTAGTTCATGTTGGCGATACCGCCTTCGAACATCAGGTCAACGATCAACTTCAGCTCGTGCAGACACTCAAAATAGGCCATCTCTGGTGCATAACCAGCTTCAACCAGAGTTTCAAAACCCGCTTTTACCAGTTCTACCGCACCACCACACAGCACTGCCTGCTCGCCGAACAGGTCGGTTTCAGTTTCGTCTTTAAAAGTGGTTTCGATGATACCGGTACGACCGCCGCCTACGCCTGAAGCGTAAGACAGCGCCAGATCTTTCGCCTTACCGGAAGCATCCTGATAGATAGCAATCAGATCAGGAATACCGCCGCCACGCACGAACTCTGAGCGCACAGTGTGACCAGGCGCTTTTGGCGCGATCATGATGACGTCAAGATCGGCACGCGGAACAACCTGGTTGTAATGCACAGCAAAGCCGTGAGCAAATGCCAGCGCAGCGCCTTTCTTGATGTTCGGCTCGATTTCTTCTTTATACAGCTTGGACTGGAATTCATCCGGGGTCAGAATCATAACCAGATCAGCAGAAGCTACTGCCGTTGCAACGTCGGCAACTTTCAGACCATGAGCTTCAGCTTTCTTTACAGTAGCAGAGCCTGCACGCAGACCAACCACCACATCAACACCGGAATCTTTCAGGTTGCACGCATGAGCATGACCTTGTGAACCGTAGCCGATGATGGCAACTTTTTTGGACTGAATAATGGAAAGATCACAATCTTTATCGTAATAAACGTGCATGGCAAACACCTGATTAATAGAGTTAAACAAACCTTTGCTCGCGCCTCCTGAAAAACGAACCGTACAGGAAACCACAAGCAGCCGAAAACAAAGGCCGGTAGTGTAAGAAAAAATCATCATCTCGTAAAATGATATATTCGCAACCTAATGATGCACATATGGCAATACCATGGATATCAACAAGCTCAAACTATTCTGCACTCTCGCCACTACGCTGCACTTTGGCAATACCGCCAGGCTTTGTCATGCCAGCCCCTCCACCATCAGCAGACGCATCAAACAACTAGAAGATGAGTTGGGCAAAACGCTGTTTGAGCGGGATAATAGATCAGTGGCACTTACCGGAGATGGCCAGAATTTTCTCTTGTTTGCCAAAGAGATATTGCAACAATGGGAGCTTTACCAGCAATCCTTGCATGCCGACGCCAATCAACTGACCGGCCAGCTCAGCATTTATTGCTCGGTCACTGCAAGCTACAGCTTTCTATTTGATATTCTTACGCGTTTTCGCAGCCACTACCCGGGCATCGCACTGAAAATTCACACCGGTGATCCGGCTCCTGCTATCGAGCGGGTACTGGCAGGCAATGAAGATATTGCGATTGCCGCAAAACCGCACAAACTCCCAGCGGGATTAGGCTTTAAAACGATTGCCAGATCCCCCCTCATATTTATTACCGCCAGAAACAGCGAAACGTTTGCACCGCCAATCGTTGCTCCCGCTGGCAAAGAGAGCACCCAGCGCTACTGGGCCGATATTCCCATGATCATTTCAGAGGAAGGCATCTCCCGCGAACGCATTGATCGCTGGTTTAAACGCCAGCAAATTAACCCTAACATTTATGCTGAAGTAAAAGGGCACGAAGCCATCGTTAGCATGGTTAGCCTGGGGTTTGGCATTGGAGTACTGCCCAGAATTGTGCTGGAAAACAGCCCACTGGCAGAAAAGGTAACGCCTTTCCACTTGCAGCCCGACCTTGGCCCCTACGAGCTCGGCGTTTGCGTCATGGAAAAACGCCTGAAAAGCCCTATTGTGGAGGCCTTCTGGCAACAATTGGCCGATCACACCTGACCGATAGCCGTTATTTCATCAATGTGTGACGCCATTTTGGCCCGATACGTATTTTTACAATGCCGCGCGCCTGTTATCGCTTATAATCACGCTCAATGGAACATCCGCAAGATCAAGCCACTTGTCGAGGACGAAAAGTGCACCATCTGTTTTATCGATCCAATACGTCTGGCGGCTGCGATATATCCCGCTCCTTATCTCGAGGTGGCAAATGCTGAAGGCCTTACTGGAGGCGCCCCGCTCAACCAAACGGGTAATTTCTCTCTGTTACGACACAGTTGCCATCACCCTGGCTTATTACGCGGCGACTTGCATGCGGCTGGGGAACTTCAGCATTCCGTTTACCGAGCGGGAGCTGACAGCACTGTCGATTACCATTGTGGTGAGCCTGTTTATTTTTATCCGCATGGGCATGTATCGCGCCATCCTGCGCTACATGACACTGCCCACCCTGCTAACCATCGCTATTTGCGTTTGCCTTTCAGGGTTGGTGCTGGCGTTGGCCGGCTTTTTTACCCACTCCCGAATACCTCGCTCGGTGCCCTTTATTTACATTACCACCGCCATTCTGCTGATAGGGGCACCGCGCCTTTTGATGCGTAACATTATCTTGCTTCTTAATCAGCCCGGGCTGCTGGGCAAAGAGATGATTCTGATTTATGGGGCAGGCTATACCGGCCACCAATTGGCGCTGGCACTGCCGCCCAACCAATACCATATCGCCGGGTTTATTGATGATAACCCTGCCTTGCATGGCACGGTGCTCGCCAACAAAAAAGTTTACTCGCCCGAGATGGTCGTTTCCCTGAAAGCCCAGGGAATCACCAAAGTGCTGCTGGCCTTGGGTGACGCGCCCAAGTCGCGTCGGGCACAGGTTATCAAGCGGCTTGAATCCCTGCTGATCTCCGTACAAACGGTGCCGGCAATTGATGATTTGATCAGCGGCAAGGCAAGTATTGATCATATTCGGGACATTGAAATTGAAGACCTGCTGGGAAGAGATCCGGTACAGCCCAACCTCGATTTATTGCACGCCGGAATTACGCGCAAAGTGGTCATGGTAACCGGTGCTGGCGGCTCCATAGGCAGCGAGCTTTGCAGACAAATACTGCAACAACTGCCATCCACTCTGGTTCTGTTTGAATTGAATGAATACAGCTTGTATCAGATTGAACAGGAATTATCTCTGGAGATAGCTCTGCATGATTTACCGGTACAGCTGGTCAGCCTGCTTGGCTCCGTACAAAAAGAGCACCGTCTTGAAACCATTATGCGCACCTACGGCGTTCAGACCATTTACCACGCCGCCGCCTACAAGCATGTGCCACTGGTTGAGCAAAATATCGTGGAAGGCGTACGCAACAATGTATTTGGAACATGGTATTGCGCAGAAGCGGCTATCAGGGCCAAAGTCGAGTCTTTCGTGCTGATTTCGACCGATAAGGCGGTTCGCTCTACCAATGTCATGGGTGCCTCAAAACGCATGGCAGAACTGGTCTTACAAGGATTATCCCAACGCCAGAACACCACGCGTTTTACCATGGTTCGTTTTGGTAACGTTCTGGGTTCATCCGGCTCAGTGGTGCCGTTATTCAGACAGCAAATTAAAAATGGCGGGCCGGTAACAGTAACTCATCCCGAAATCACTCGTTACTTCATGACCATTCCCGAAGCGGCAGAGCTGGTTATTCAGGCTGGCTCGATGGGCCAGGGAGGCGATGTTTTTGTACTTGATATGGGCGAACCGGTGAAAATCATCGATCTTGCTACCCGCATGATTCACTTGTCAGGGCTTGAAGTAAGAGATGATGCCAACCCGGAAGGAGATATCGAAATTGAATGTACCGGCTTGCGTCCCGGCGAAAAGCTTTATGAAGAATTATTGATTGGCGACAATGTGACCGGCACAGACCATGTGCGGATTATGCGGGCTGAAGAGCATCACTTGACCTGGCCGGAAACCCGACAAATATTGGACGAGCTGGATAAGGCCTGCCATCACTGGCGCTGTGATGAAGTGAAAGATCTGCTGATTCAAGCCCCGACAGAATTCCATTCGACTGAACCCTTGTGCGATTCCGTTTGGTTAAGAAAACAACACGCCATGAAAAAAGTGGTATCCATCGTTCAATAGACAGCGTCAGGCGGTGGCAATAAAACGGCCCACCGCCTGCTTGCACCCATTAAACAACCTCCTTCTGCCCTGCACGAAAATGCCAGGCAAGCACCGCAAGGGGAGCGTAGGCAATTAACAACGCAAGCGCCCCATCCAGCAGCTGAAACACCACGCCTAACGCCATTGGTAGCAACCAGAAAAGATTAATTGCCAGCACGGCCAACGAAACTCTTTTGTGCGATTGGTAGTGACGGGACGCCGACTGATAAGCATGACTTCGATGAGCCTGGTAGATTTTTTCACCGCGAGCCAACCTGACAAACAAGGTCAGTGTTGCATCCACCACAAACACTCCCAGTAAAATGAGCCAGCACCAGAACAAATCCTGCGAAAACCAGGCAGCCTGTACCAGGATGCCGCCTATCATCAACCCCAAAAATCCGCTCCCTGCATCGCCCATAAAAATTTTAGCCGGCGGGAAATTCCATATCAGGAAACCGGCCACAGCCACAGCCAGCAACAGAGGCATTATTATTCCGTGACTATAGCCAACCAGATAAGCAATCACAGCCCCCGCAAGACATACCGAAACTGCCTCGATACTGGCGATACCGTCAATGCCGTCCATAAAATTGTAGAGATTTAAAAGCCACACCAGACCAATGCATGCCAACACACCACCCACCAGCGACAAATCAACTACTACCCCAAAAAATTCCAGAGGTGGGAAACCGCCAAGACTTACCACCAACACAATTGCACTGCACAGATGACCCAGAAAGCGCCAACCAGCAGCAATATGTTGATGGTCATCGAAAAAACCCAGCGTTGCCACCAGTACCCCGGCGATACAAAACCCTAACCATTGTCGGGTTTCGACGTAGCCTGTTGTGCCAGCGATGACGAGAAGCAATAAAAATGAAACAACAATCGCTACGCCACCCCCACGAGGGGTTGGTATCGTATGCGAACTGCGTTCATTGGGAACATCAACAACCTGGTTGGAAATAGCGTACTTGCGGATAAAGATGGTAAGCAAAAAAGAAAGCGAAAAAGCCGACAGAAGAAAAAAAAGCATTTATTGATTTTCCAGAAAATGATCCGCAGTCTGCTGTAGCGCCATGCCGACCGGGCCATTTGGCCGCCACCCAAGCAGCTGATAATTTTTCGTAATATCGACCTGGAGGGAATCACACAAGCGTTGCGCCAGATGTTTCTTGCCGAATAAAGTCGCCAACCCCTTTACCATCCACTGAGGCAGCGGAATCAACCTTGCAGGACGGCCAAGCGCCATGCTCATTTTTTTCAACAACTGCGTAGTGGATAAATCTTCCCCGTCGCTGACCATAAAAATTTCGTTGGCCGCCGCCGGATGTTCGACGCAGGTAAAAATAAAGTCCACCAGATTATCCAGAGAAACCAAACTTCTTTTATTGTTAATCGCGCCGAATGGCAAAGGGAGCCCTTTATTCAACCAAAGCATCATATTATGAAAATTTGCTTTCACACCCGGGCCATACACCAGAACCGGCCGGATGATAACAACTTCCATACCCGTCTCTTTAGCGAGTCGCAACAATGCCTCTTCGGCTTCCATTTTTGACCGGGCATAAGAACCTGAAGGCGAAGGCGTGTCCAGGGATGAGAAGTGTTTCCCCGGCTCGGTTTTCTCACCGTTAACCTTTACTGTACTGATAAAGATGAACCGCTTGACGCCCGCGCCAGCAGCTTGCCGGGCAAGATTCAAGGACGCATCAAAATTAACTTTGCGATAGATGGAAGTTGCATTGTTGATATCGTCACTTAAGACGTGGACATGCGCAGCAGCATGGATCACCACATCAATGTCTGCCATGGCGGCGCCCCAGTCAGGCGTGCTGGTAAAATCCGGCATAAAAACAGCTGCCGGGTGAATATTCTGGCCGCCTTTCCTGCCACCCTTTCGGATACGGTAAACCGGACGAAAATTGATATGCTTTAAATTACGTGCATGACGCAAAATTGCACTACCGATAAATCCGCCACTTCCTGTTAATAAAATATTCATCAATTTAACCAGCTTTTGAAAAATATAAGCGTTTCAATCGAAAGATGTGCCAACAGCGCATCCTGCCCGATAGTGCTCAAACCCAGCGAAAGGCGCCATTGTAACTCTAAATTTTATACAGTTTATGTGTCAGTGTTGACATAGCACCGGATCCTTCAGCACAAAGGGAGAGATTAAAAAGTATAGATGGGAATTAAAGGAGTAATGCACGCGGAAGAATAAAGGAAAGGTGGCAGAAAAAGTCGGCCAATATCAAATATTGGCCGACTTTCAGGAGCATTACAAACTCAACACTTTTTCACCGCGGGAAATACCGCTTACGCCGGTTCTGACGACTTCAAGAATGGAGGCATCGCCAACGGCTTGAAGAAAGGCATCCAGTTTGTCGCTGGCACCCGAGATCTGGATGATATACAGCGAGCTGGTGACATCGACGATCTGGCCACGGAAGATATCGACACAGCGCTTGACTTCTGCGCGCTGCGCGCCGGCGGCTTTGACCTTGACCAGCATCAATTCACGCTCGATATGCGCACCTTCGGTAAGGTCCACCAACTTCACCACATCAATCAGCTTATTGAGGTGCTTGGTGATCTGTTCGATTTTGTGAT includes:
- a CDS encoding MraY family glycosyltransferase, which codes for MLFFLLSAFSLSFLLTIFIRKYAISNQVVDVPNERSSHTIPTPRGGGVAIVVSFLLLLVIAGTTGYVETRQWLGFCIAGVLVATLGFFDDHQHIAAGWRFLGHLCSAIVLVVSLGGFPPLEFFGVVVDLSLVGGVLACIGLVWLLNLYNFMDGIDGIASIEAVSVCLAGAVIAYLVGYSHGIIMPLLLAVAVAGFLIWNFPPAKIFMGDAGSGFLGLMIGGILVQAAWFSQDLFWCWLILLGVFVVDATLTLFVRLARGEKIYQAHRSHAYQSASRHYQSHKRVSLAVLAINLFWLLPMALGVVFQLLDGALALLIAYAPLAVLAWHFRAGQKEVV
- the ilvY gene encoding HTH-type transcriptional activator IlvY; protein product: MDINKLKLFCTLATTLHFGNTARLCHASPSTISRRIKQLEDELGKTLFERDNRSVALTGDGQNFLLFAKEILQQWELYQQSLHADANQLTGQLSIYCSVTASYSFLFDILTRFRSHYPGIALKIHTGDPAPAIERVLAGNEDIAIAAKPHKLPAGLGFKTIARSPLIFITARNSETFAPPIVAPAGKESTQRYWADIPMIISEEGISRERIDRWFKRQQINPNIYAEVKGHEAIVSMVSLGFGIGVLPRIVLENSPLAEKVTPFHLQPDLGPYELGVCVMEKRLKSPIVEAFWQQLADHT
- a CDS encoding polysaccharide biosynthesis protein, with translation MLKALLEAPRSTKRVISLCYDTVAITLAYYAATCMRLGNFSIPFTERELTALSITIVVSLFIFIRMGMYRAILRYMTLPTLLTIAICVCLSGLVLALAGFFTHSRIPRSVPFIYITTAILLIGAPRLLMRNIILLLNQPGLLGKEMILIYGAGYTGHQLALALPPNQYHIAGFIDDNPALHGTVLANKKVYSPEMVVSLKAQGITKVLLALGDAPKSRRAQVIKRLESLLISVQTVPAIDDLISGKASIDHIRDIEIEDLLGRDPVQPNLDLLHAGITRKVVMVTGAGGSIGSELCRQILQQLPSTLVLFELNEYSLYQIEQELSLEIALHDLPVQLVSLLGSVQKEHRLETIMRTYGVQTIYHAAAYKHVPLVEQNIVEGVRNNVFGTWYCAEAAIRAKVESFVLISTDKAVRSTNVMGASKRMAELVLQGLSQRQNTTRFTMVRFGNVLGSSGSVVPLFRQQIKNGGPVTVTHPEITRYFMTIPEAAELVIQAGSMGQGGDVFVLDMGEPVKIIDLATRMIHLSGLEVRDDANPEGDIEIECTGLRPGEKLYEELLIGDNVTGTDHVRIMRAEEHHLTWPETRQILDELDKACHHWRCDEVKDLLIQAPTEFHSTEPLCDSVWLRKQHAMKKVVSIVQ
- a CDS encoding UDP-glucose 4-epimerase family protein; translated protein: MNILLTGSGGFIGSAILRHARNLKHINFRPVYRIRKGGRKGGQNIHPAAVFMPDFTSTPDWGAAMADIDVVIHAAAHVHVLSDDINNATSIYRKVNFDASLNLARQAAGAGVKRFIFISTVKVNGEKTEPGKHFSSLDTPSPSGSYARSKMEAEEALLRLAKETGMEVVIIRPVLVYGPGVKANFHNMMLWLNKGLPLPFGAINNKRSLVSLDNLVDFIFTCVEHPAAANEIFMVSDGEDLSTTQLLKKMSMALGRPARLIPLPQWMVKGLATLFGKKHLAQRLCDSLQVDITKNYQLLGWRPNGPVGMALQQTADHFLENQ
- the ilvC gene encoding ketol-acid reductoisomerase — translated: MHVYYDKDCDLSIIQSKKVAIIGYGSQGHAHACNLKDSGVDVVVGLRAGSATVKKAEAHGLKVADVATAVASADLVMILTPDEFQSKLYKEEIEPNIKKGAALAFAHGFAVHYNQVVPRADLDVIMIAPKAPGHTVRSEFVRGGGIPDLIAIYQDASGKAKDLALSYASGVGGGRTGIIETTFKDETETDLFGEQAVLCGGAVELVKAGFETLVEAGYAPEMAYFECLHELKLIVDLMFEGGIANMNYSISNNAEYGEYVTGPEVINEESRKAMRNALKRIQNGEYAKMFIAEGAGNYPSMTAYRRNNAAHGIEVVGEKLRTMMPWIAANKIVDKAKN
- the ilvN gene encoding acetolactate synthase small subunit, with amino-acid sequence MRRIISVLMENAPGALSRVVGLFSQRGYNIESLTVAATEDPTLSRLTLTTLGDDHKIEQITKHLNKLIDVVKLVDLTEGAHIERELMLVKVKAAGAQRAEVKRCVDIFRGQIVDVTSSLYIIQISGASDKLDAFLQAVGDASILEVVRTGVSGISRGEKVLSL